One Gimesia sp. genomic window carries:
- a CDS encoding antibiotic biosynthesis monooxygenase family protein, whose translation MITVGMNYQVIDGKQAEFEAKFAGVQQALQQAEGHTSSHLWQDVSDNASYMITSEWSDEQAFQDFIHSDAFRAVTNWGKEEILSDRPRHKIYKH comes from the coding sequence ATGATTACAGTGGGAATGAACTACCAGGTGATTGATGGTAAGCAGGCTGAGTTCGAAGCCAAATTTGCCGGCGTACAGCAGGCCCTGCAACAGGCTGAGGGACATACCTCATCCCACTTGTGGCAGGATGTGAGCGACAACGCTTCTTACATGATTACCAGTGAATGGTCCGACGAACAGGCATTCCAGGATTTTATCCACAGCGATGCTTTTCGTGCGGTTACCAACTGGGGTAAGGAAGAGATTCTGTCAGATCGTCCGCGTCATAAAATCTACAAACACTGA
- a CDS encoding ATP-binding protein — MSRLNWHQAVLQNMIDAVIAVDTRQRIMLMNPSAERLLGRTIKEIQGQDFFETFLLAAIEFRAEMQQSLESVLSTGEYVIFSSQPAINTKENSPQQINGNIAPLYEHPGKIMGALFVFYNQNEDQDPFLCFRDLQNFIVNSPVAIALFDRNMRYLATSRRWIDDYRLEDNLQGRSHYEVFPEIPNHWRVAHQQCLAGSILRNEELFPREGGAAHWINWIIQPWYESRNSIGGMVILTEDITDRKHLEQENQELLEQLVAAQKIESLGRLAGGIAHDFNNMLNVIQGHVGLALLDIDTDHPLHHHLTEIRDAAERSTELTQQLLSFSSREEAEPRLIELNQSIEGMLRILKRLIAEEIEFVWEPESEGCIVKMDPSQIDQILANLCVNASDAISGIGTITLKTENREFDHEFCKAHPEYLPGHFVMLSVSDTGPGIDPATQARIFEPFFTTKPQGKGTGLGLSTVAGIVKQNQGFVRVENQPGSGSTFQIFLPCRRDGKPLPHLEPAVRAPIGTSEMILLIDDEPMLAKISREILLSLGYRVIIATSPREAIQILLDFKGTVDLLITDMVMPEMNGQELYLALQKLQPNLNVLYMSGYTLHIMAEQGITSEENSFLKKPFSRNELAVKVRQVLQGG; from the coding sequence ATGAGCCGCTTGAACTGGCATCAGGCCGTCTTGCAGAACATGATAGACGCCGTGATCGCAGTTGATACACGACAGCGTATCATGCTGATGAATCCCTCTGCGGAACGACTGCTCGGTCGTACAATTAAAGAAATCCAGGGACAGGATTTTTTCGAAACATTCCTGTTGGCAGCAATAGAATTTCGGGCTGAAATGCAACAGTCTCTCGAATCTGTCCTCTCGACAGGTGAGTATGTCATCTTCAGCAGTCAGCCTGCTATCAATACAAAAGAGAACTCGCCTCAACAAATTAACGGTAATATCGCTCCGCTGTATGAGCATCCCGGTAAAATCATGGGAGCCCTCTTCGTCTTTTATAATCAGAACGAGGACCAGGATCCCTTCCTCTGTTTTAGAGACCTGCAGAATTTCATAGTTAATTCTCCGGTCGCGATCGCGCTGTTCGACAGAAACATGCGCTATCTGGCCACCAGCCGCCGCTGGATCGACGACTACAGGCTGGAAGACAACTTGCAGGGCCGCTCCCATTATGAAGTCTTTCCGGAAATTCCCAATCACTGGAGAGTTGCTCATCAGCAGTGTCTCGCAGGATCGATTCTGCGAAATGAAGAACTGTTTCCGCGTGAAGGCGGCGCAGCGCACTGGATCAACTGGATCATCCAACCCTGGTATGAATCGAGAAATTCGATCGGCGGTATGGTTATCCTCACAGAAGACATCACCGACCGCAAACACCTCGAGCAGGAAAACCAGGAATTGCTCGAACAGCTGGTGGCAGCGCAGAAGATCGAATCCCTCGGTAGACTCGCCGGAGGTATCGCCCACGACTTCAATAATATGTTGAACGTGATCCAGGGCCATGTCGGGCTGGCGCTGCTCGACATCGATACGGACCACCCCCTCCATCATCACCTGACAGAAATTCGCGATGCTGCAGAGCGTTCCACCGAACTGACTCAACAACTTTTGAGCTTTAGCAGTCGCGAGGAAGCCGAACCAAGGTTGATTGAACTCAATCAGTCGATTGAGGGTATGTTGCGCATTTTGAAACGCCTGATTGCTGAGGAAATCGAATTTGTCTGGGAGCCGGAATCTGAAGGCTGTATCGTCAAAATGGATCCTTCCCAGATCGATCAGATTCTGGCGAACCTCTGCGTGAATGCCAGTGACGCCATTTCCGGAATTGGAACCATCACCCTGAAAACGGAGAACAGAGAATTCGACCACGAATTCTGTAAAGCACATCCGGAGTACCTTCCCGGTCATTTTGTGATGCTTTCCGTATCTGATACCGGTCCCGGCATAGACCCGGCCACACAGGCTCGCATTTTTGAACCCTTCTTCACCACAAAGCCACAGGGAAAAGGAACCGGGCTCGGCCTGTCCACCGTCGCAGGAATTGTCAAACAGAACCAGGGCTTCGTCCGCGTGGAAAATCAGCCCGGCAGTGGCTCGACGTTTCAAATATTCCTTCCCTGTCGTCGCGATGGAAAACCGCTCCCTCACCTCGAACCCGCTGTACGTGCACCCATCGGTACCAGCGAAATGATCCTGTTGATCGATGACGAACCGATGCTCGCCAAAATCAGCAGGGAGATCCTGCTCTCGCTGGGCTATCGCGTGATCATCGCCACCAGTCCCCGGGAAGCCATCCAGATACTGCTTGATTTTAAGGGAACGGTGGACCTGTTAATCACCGATATGGTCATGCCCGAAATGAACGGCCAGGAACTTTATCTCGCATTACAGAAACTCCAGCCAAATCTCAATGTCCTGTATATGTCCGGCTACACCTTGCACATCATGGCCGAACAAGGCATCACCAGCGAAGAGAACTCCTTCCTCAAAAAACCATTCTCGCGCAACGAACTGGCAGTCAAAGTCAGACAGGTACTGCAAGGGGGCTGA